The Bombus pascuorum chromosome 11, iyBomPasc1.1, whole genome shotgun sequence genome has a window encoding:
- the LOC132912219 gene encoding polyadenylate-binding protein-interacting protein 2 — protein sequence MKMKIPNNRSGNDYGNETGIISYMDNSFESEIDVQGTEESDFSEYLWMENEEEFDKEVIQQLMEEELTEECLKAMWEDERQHERNTNSIAWSTATSMPENGAELCQQLNNLKMHDDLAKQSTLNPNAAEFVPAFKSAVTSVSTPPEVTAESS from the exons ATGAAAATGAAGATTCCAAACAATCGTTCGGGGAACGATTATGGGAATGAAACAGGGATTATTTCCTATATGGATAATAGTTTTGAATCTGAAATCGATGTACAAGGAACGGAAGAAAGCGATTTTTCTGAATATCTTTGGATGGAAAATGAGGAAGAATTTGATAAAGAG GTGATCCAACAATTAATGGAAGAGGAGTTGACAGAGGAATGTTTAAAAGCAATGTGGGAAGATGAAAGACAACATGAACGAAATACAAATTCTATTGCTTGGTCCACAGCTACGAGCATGCCTGAGAATGGTGCGGAACTTTGTCAGCAACTTAACAATCTAAAAATGCATGATGACCTTGCTAAGCAG AGTACATTGAATCCAAATGCAGCTGAATTTGTTCCAGCATTCAAATCAGCAGTAACATCTGTAAGTACACCACCAGAAGTTACTGCAGAATCATCATAG
- the LOC132912200 gene encoding catenin alpha isoform X1 encodes MSDHFGPITLKWDPKNLEIRTMSVEKTLEPLVLQVTTLVNTKGPSKKKKGKSKRASALVGTVEKATSNFIEKGEQIAYENPDITAEMLSAVEEVKKTGAAMSIAAREFSEDPCSSLKRGNMVRAARNLLSAVTRLLILADMVDVHLLLKSLHVVEDDLKKLKNASSQGELLENIKQFGRNASELMNQAAKRQQELKDPQLRDDLAAARAVLKKHSTMLLTASKVYVRHPELAAAKANRDYVLKQVCEAVNTINDVAQGKTPVDSQHPYEGPGELAAALDDFDERMVMSPLAYNEVRTRPSLEERLESIISGAALMADSSCTRDERRERIVAECNAVRQALQDLLSEYMNNLQLARGGKRMGVKEQSEGLERAIDHMCRKTRDLRRQLRKAVVDHVSDSFLETSVPLLVLIEAARNGRDKEVEEYALVFTEHANKLVEVANLVCSMSGNEDGVKMVRYAAAQIGNLCPQVINAARVLAARNRSKVALDNMEVFRQAWENQVRVLTEAVDDITTIDDFLAVSENHILEDVNKCVLALQEGDADTLDRTAGAIRGRSARVCNVVQAEMDNYEPCIYTKRVLEAVKVLREQVMPKFAQRVEVAVDALGSNPAKDVDENDFIDASRLVYDGVREIRRAVLMNRADEDLDPEDVELDEHYTLETRSKSSAQTGEHGVDEYPEISGITTAREAMRKMPEEDKQKILQQVEYFKSEKLKFDKEVAKWDDAGNDIIVLAKHMCMIMMEMTDFTRGRGPLKTTMDVINAAKKISEAGTKLDKLTRQIADQCPESSTKKDLLAYLQRIALYCHQMNITSKVKADVQNISGELIVSGLDSATSLIQAAKNLMNAVVLTVKASYVASTKYPRQSTVTSPIVVWKMKAPEKKPLVRPERPEEVRAKVRKGSQKKVQNPIHALSEFQSPTESV; translated from the exons atgtcTGATCACTTTGGTCCAATAACTTTGAAATGGGATCCCAAGAATTTGGAGATCCGTACCATGTCTGTAGAAAAGACATTGGAACCCTTGGTTCTACAAGTTACTACGCTTGTAAATACAAAGGGTCCtagcaagaaaaagaaaggaaaatcaaAAAGGGCTAGTGCTTTAGTTGGAACTGTTGAGAAAGCAACTAGCAATTTTATTGAGAAAGGTGAACAAATAGCTTATGAAAATCCTGACATTACTGCAGAAATGTTAAGTGCTGTTGAGGAAGTAAAAAAGACAGGTGCTGCAATGAGCATTGCTGCTAg AGAGTTTTCTGAAGATCCTTGTTCTTCTTTAAAAAGAGGGAACATGGTTCGTGCAGCAAGGAACTTGTTATCTGCAGTAACACGTTTGCTTATTTTAGCAGATATGGTTGATGTGCATTTGTTACTGAAATCACTTCATGTAGTAGaagatgatttaaaaaaattgaagaatgcGTCTTCACAAGGagaattattagaaaacaTAAAACAATTTGGGAGAAATGCATCAGAACTTATGAATCAAGCTGCAAAACGTCAGCAAGAGTTAAAAGATCCTCAATTAAGAGATGACTTAGCTGCAGCAAGAGCTGTTCTTAAAAAGCATTCTACTATGCTTCTTACTGCCTCCAAAGTTTATGTTCGACATCCTGAACTAGCTGCAGCAAAAGCAAACCGTGACTATGTTTTGAAGCAAGTATGTGAAGCTGTAAATACCATTAATGATGTAGCACAAGGAAAGACTCCAGTTGATAGCCAACATCCTTACGAAGGACCTGGAGAATTAGCTGCTGCATTAGATGATTTTGATGAAAGGATGGTAATGTCTCCACTTGCATATAATGAAGTACGTACAAGACCTAGTCTTGAGGAAAGGTTGGAAAGTATCATCAGTGGTGCTGCATTGATGGCGGATTCTTCATGCACTCGAGATGAACGCAGAGAACGCATTGTTGCAGAATGTAATGCAGTTAGGCAAGCACTTCAGGATTTGTTGAGTGAATATATGAATAAT TTACAGCTTGCTCGGGGTGGGAAACGg ATGGGTGTCAAGGAACAATCCGAAGGTTTAGAAAGAGCAATTGATCATATGTGCAGAAAAACTCGCGATCTTCGTAGACAATTACGAAAAGCCGTAGTAGATCATGTATCTGATAGTTTTTTGGAAACAAGTGTACCTTTATTGGTCCTCATTGAAGCTGCAAGAAATGGTCGTGATAAAGAAGTGGAAGAATATGCACTTGTTTTTACAGAGCATGCCAATAAGCTAGTTGAg GTTGCCAATTTAGTATGTAGTATGTCCGGAAACGAAGATGGTGTAAAAATGGTTCGATATGCGGCAGCACAAATTGGAAACCTGTGTCCACAAGTAATCAATGCAGCCCGTGTTCTTGCAGCTCGTAATCGATCTAAAGTAGCGTTAGATAATATGGAAGTATTTCGACAAGCGTGGGAGAATCAAGTAAGAGTATTAACAGAAGCTGTCGATGATATTACTACCATTGATGATTTCTTAGCTGTATCTGAAAATCATATCTTGGAAGACGTAAATAAATGTGTATTGGCATTACAAGAAGGTGATGCTGATACTTTAGATAGAACCGCGGGTGCAATCCGTGGACGATCTGCCAGAGTGTGTAACGTTGTTCAAGCAGAAATGGATAATTATGAGCCTTGTATCTATACGAAACGAGTTTTAGAAGCCGTGAAAGTTTTAAGGGAACAAGTGATGCCAAAATTTGCACAGAGAGTAGAAGTCGCGGTAGATGCATTGGGTAGTAATCCTGCTAAAGATGTGgatgaaaatgattttatagaTGCTTCGAGATTGGTTTATGACGGTGTTCGTGAAATTAGACGCGCCGTACTGATGAACAGA GCGGATGAGGATTTGGATCCAGAAGACGTGGAACTTGATGaacattatacattagaaACTCGTAGTAAATCGAGTGCTCAAACTGGTGAACATGGTGTTGATGAATATCCAGAAATTAGCGGAATTACTACGGCTCGTGAGGCTATGCGTAAAATGCCAGAAGAAGATAAACAAAAAATCTTACAGCAAGTGGAATACTTCAAGAGTGAAAAACTAAAGTTCGATAAAGAAGTTGCCAAGTGGGACGATGCAGGAAACGATATTATTGTTCTTGCTAAGCACATGTGTATGATCATGATGGAAATGACTGATTTCACTAGAGGTCGTGGACCTTTAAAGACAACTATGGATGTCATCAATGCTGCGAAGAAAATTTCTGAAGCCGGGACtaaattagataaattaaCGAGACAAATAGCAGATCAGTGTCCAGAAAGTTCTACTAAAAAAGATCTGTTAGCATACTTACAACGCATAGCATTATATTGTCATCAAATGAATATTACAAGCAAAGTTAAAGCAGACGTACAAAATATTAGTGGAGAATTAATTGTATCTGGACTTGATAGTGCAACTTCTCTCATTCAGGCAGCTAAAAATCTAATGAATGCAGTTGTACTAACTGTTAAGGCTTCGTATGTTGCATCAACCAAATATCCTCGACAATCTACAGTAACT TCTCCAATTGTTGTATGGAAAATGAAAGCACCAGAAAAGAAACCATTGGTACGTCCTGAAAGACCAGAAGAGGTCAGGGCAAAAGTACGTAAAGGTTCACAGAAAAAGGTGCAAAACCCGATACATGCACTTTCCGAATTTCAGAGTCCTACAGAAAGCGTTTAA
- the LOC132912200 gene encoding catenin alpha isoform X2 yields the protein MSDHFGPITLKWDPKNLEIRTMSVEKTLEPLVLQVTTLVNTKGPSKKKKGKSKRASALVGTVEKATSNFIEKGEQIAYENPDITAEMLSAVEEVKKTGAAMSIAAREFSEDPCSSLKRGNMVRAARNLLSAVTRLLILADMVDVHLLLKSLHVVEDDLKKLKNASSQGELLENIKQFGRNASELMNQAAKRQQELKDPQLRDDLAAARAVLKKHSTMLLTASKVYVRHPELAAAKANRDYVLKQVCEAVNTINDVAQGKTPVDSQHPYEGPGELAAALDDFDERMVMSPLAYNEVRTRPSLEERLESIISGAALMADSSCTRDERRERIVAECNAVRQALQDLLSEYMNNMGVKEQSEGLERAIDHMCRKTRDLRRQLRKAVVDHVSDSFLETSVPLLVLIEAARNGRDKEVEEYALVFTEHANKLVEVANLVCSMSGNEDGVKMVRYAAAQIGNLCPQVINAARVLAARNRSKVALDNMEVFRQAWENQVRVLTEAVDDITTIDDFLAVSENHILEDVNKCVLALQEGDADTLDRTAGAIRGRSARVCNVVQAEMDNYEPCIYTKRVLEAVKVLREQVMPKFAQRVEVAVDALGSNPAKDVDENDFIDASRLVYDGVREIRRAVLMNRADEDLDPEDVELDEHYTLETRSKSSAQTGEHGVDEYPEISGITTAREAMRKMPEEDKQKILQQVEYFKSEKLKFDKEVAKWDDAGNDIIVLAKHMCMIMMEMTDFTRGRGPLKTTMDVINAAKKISEAGTKLDKLTRQIADQCPESSTKKDLLAYLQRIALYCHQMNITSKVKADVQNISGELIVSGLDSATSLIQAAKNLMNAVVLTVKASYVASTKYPRQSTVTSPIVVWKMKAPEKKPLVRPERPEEVRAKVRKGSQKKVQNPIHALSEFQSPTESV from the exons atgtcTGATCACTTTGGTCCAATAACTTTGAAATGGGATCCCAAGAATTTGGAGATCCGTACCATGTCTGTAGAAAAGACATTGGAACCCTTGGTTCTACAAGTTACTACGCTTGTAAATACAAAGGGTCCtagcaagaaaaagaaaggaaaatcaaAAAGGGCTAGTGCTTTAGTTGGAACTGTTGAGAAAGCAACTAGCAATTTTATTGAGAAAGGTGAACAAATAGCTTATGAAAATCCTGACATTACTGCAGAAATGTTAAGTGCTGTTGAGGAAGTAAAAAAGACAGGTGCTGCAATGAGCATTGCTGCTAg AGAGTTTTCTGAAGATCCTTGTTCTTCTTTAAAAAGAGGGAACATGGTTCGTGCAGCAAGGAACTTGTTATCTGCAGTAACACGTTTGCTTATTTTAGCAGATATGGTTGATGTGCATTTGTTACTGAAATCACTTCATGTAGTAGaagatgatttaaaaaaattgaagaatgcGTCTTCACAAGGagaattattagaaaacaTAAAACAATTTGGGAGAAATGCATCAGAACTTATGAATCAAGCTGCAAAACGTCAGCAAGAGTTAAAAGATCCTCAATTAAGAGATGACTTAGCTGCAGCAAGAGCTGTTCTTAAAAAGCATTCTACTATGCTTCTTACTGCCTCCAAAGTTTATGTTCGACATCCTGAACTAGCTGCAGCAAAAGCAAACCGTGACTATGTTTTGAAGCAAGTATGTGAAGCTGTAAATACCATTAATGATGTAGCACAAGGAAAGACTCCAGTTGATAGCCAACATCCTTACGAAGGACCTGGAGAATTAGCTGCTGCATTAGATGATTTTGATGAAAGGATGGTAATGTCTCCACTTGCATATAATGAAGTACGTACAAGACCTAGTCTTGAGGAAAGGTTGGAAAGTATCATCAGTGGTGCTGCATTGATGGCGGATTCTTCATGCACTCGAGATGAACGCAGAGAACGCATTGTTGCAGAATGTAATGCAGTTAGGCAAGCACTTCAGGATTTGTTGAGTGAATATATGAATAAT ATGGGTGTCAAGGAACAATCCGAAGGTTTAGAAAGAGCAATTGATCATATGTGCAGAAAAACTCGCGATCTTCGTAGACAATTACGAAAAGCCGTAGTAGATCATGTATCTGATAGTTTTTTGGAAACAAGTGTACCTTTATTGGTCCTCATTGAAGCTGCAAGAAATGGTCGTGATAAAGAAGTGGAAGAATATGCACTTGTTTTTACAGAGCATGCCAATAAGCTAGTTGAg GTTGCCAATTTAGTATGTAGTATGTCCGGAAACGAAGATGGTGTAAAAATGGTTCGATATGCGGCAGCACAAATTGGAAACCTGTGTCCACAAGTAATCAATGCAGCCCGTGTTCTTGCAGCTCGTAATCGATCTAAAGTAGCGTTAGATAATATGGAAGTATTTCGACAAGCGTGGGAGAATCAAGTAAGAGTATTAACAGAAGCTGTCGATGATATTACTACCATTGATGATTTCTTAGCTGTATCTGAAAATCATATCTTGGAAGACGTAAATAAATGTGTATTGGCATTACAAGAAGGTGATGCTGATACTTTAGATAGAACCGCGGGTGCAATCCGTGGACGATCTGCCAGAGTGTGTAACGTTGTTCAAGCAGAAATGGATAATTATGAGCCTTGTATCTATACGAAACGAGTTTTAGAAGCCGTGAAAGTTTTAAGGGAACAAGTGATGCCAAAATTTGCACAGAGAGTAGAAGTCGCGGTAGATGCATTGGGTAGTAATCCTGCTAAAGATGTGgatgaaaatgattttatagaTGCTTCGAGATTGGTTTATGACGGTGTTCGTGAAATTAGACGCGCCGTACTGATGAACAGA GCGGATGAGGATTTGGATCCAGAAGACGTGGAACTTGATGaacattatacattagaaACTCGTAGTAAATCGAGTGCTCAAACTGGTGAACATGGTGTTGATGAATATCCAGAAATTAGCGGAATTACTACGGCTCGTGAGGCTATGCGTAAAATGCCAGAAGAAGATAAACAAAAAATCTTACAGCAAGTGGAATACTTCAAGAGTGAAAAACTAAAGTTCGATAAAGAAGTTGCCAAGTGGGACGATGCAGGAAACGATATTATTGTTCTTGCTAAGCACATGTGTATGATCATGATGGAAATGACTGATTTCACTAGAGGTCGTGGACCTTTAAAGACAACTATGGATGTCATCAATGCTGCGAAGAAAATTTCTGAAGCCGGGACtaaattagataaattaaCGAGACAAATAGCAGATCAGTGTCCAGAAAGTTCTACTAAAAAAGATCTGTTAGCATACTTACAACGCATAGCATTATATTGTCATCAAATGAATATTACAAGCAAAGTTAAAGCAGACGTACAAAATATTAGTGGAGAATTAATTGTATCTGGACTTGATAGTGCAACTTCTCTCATTCAGGCAGCTAAAAATCTAATGAATGCAGTTGTACTAACTGTTAAGGCTTCGTATGTTGCATCAACCAAATATCCTCGACAATCTACAGTAACT TCTCCAATTGTTGTATGGAAAATGAAAGCACCAGAAAAGAAACCATTGGTACGTCCTGAAAGACCAGAAGAGGTCAGGGCAAAAGTACGTAAAGGTTCACAGAAAAAGGTGCAAAACCCGATACATGCACTTTCCGAATTTCAGAGTCCTACAGAAAGCGTTTAA
- the LOC132912207 gene encoding crossover junction endonuclease EME1 isoform X2 has translation MITDVVVLSDSNESSLSVQSNSNNRSLSHNYNSSDFEFPAINFYHIINEDNVNNSQNIDIASCSSNFNTNGSSYQTDDKHTANSKNFKQYNVRKFSYDVSNSSDSDEKSSNTERQRKGKGTIRKKSRIELNEEKLKKQEHLMREKALKAIAVKKSKDIKPGEYIIDTLRNAGVKYTVKTEFISNSITWKRSIENSYIDDTNKICTVTDVEKISQILIIWNWDEAVTKVTDGSFCTSISSIKSSLSDYKITLVIFGIEYYFACKEQRRNSKESRTKKKTYIEKYHQMSTYPHTISRKHLETCLNEIQIITDCSSRLINNSQDLALMIYQYTKAIAEIPHKLEKNKNLTNKFDWYVMGDNRNTVKVDKNGNGLKRLWQQQLCQFNLSSLEIAEAICSVYPSPVHLIEAYMNCTDTEGVNLLKDIPIRRAAGPLTTVRKVGPELSKKIYLMFSSKNGEKVLS, from the exons atgattacaGATGTTGTTGTTTTAAGTGATTCAAACGAATCTTCTTTATCCGTTCAATCGAATTCGAATAATAGATCTTTAtctcataattataattcaagtGATTTTGAATTTCctgcaataaatttttatcatattattaacGAAGACAATGTAAATAATTCACAGAATATTGACATTGCAAGCTGTTCATCTAATTTTAACACAAATGGATCATCATATCAGACTGATGATAAACATACTGCCAATagcaaaaatttcaaacaatataatgttagaaaattttcGTACGATGTTTCTAATTCATCTGACTCAGATGAAAAGAGTAGCAATACAGAAAGACAAAGGAAAGGTAAAGGTActataagaaagaaaagtagaattgaactaaatgaagaaaaattaaaaaaacaagaGCACTTAATGAGAGAAAAAGCACTGAAAGCAATTGCAgttaaaaaatcaaaagatATAAAACCTGGTGaat ATATAATAGATACATTAAGAAATGCTGGTGTAAAATATACTGTTAAAacagaatttatttcaaatagcATTACATGGAAAAGAAGTATTGAAAATAGCTATATTGATGACaccaataaaatatgtacagtAACTGATGTTGAAAAAATTAGTCAAATATTGATAATTTGGAATTGGGATGAAGCAGTAACAAAAGTAACAGATGGTAGCTTTTGTACATCTATCTCTAGCATTAAATCTTCATTATCAGATTACAAAATAACACTCGTAATTTTTGGAATAGAGTATTATTTTGCATGTaaagaacaaagaagaaattcaaaggaaagtagaacaaaaaaaaaaacctacATCGAAAAGTATCATCAAATGTCTACATATCCTCACACAATATCAAGGAAACATCTTGAAACATGTCtcaatgaaatacaaattattacaGATTGTAGCAGTAGATTAATTAACAACTCTCAAGATTTAGCATTAATGATATATCAATATACAAAAGCTATAGCAGAGATACCacataaattagaaaagaataaaaatttaacaaataaatttgattGGTATGTAATGGGAGATAATAGAAACACTGTTAAAGtagataaaaatggaaatggaTTGAAAAGATTATGGCAACAGCAGCTTTGTCAATTTAATTTGAGCAGTCTTGAAATTGCAGAGGCAATTTGTTCTGTGTATCCAAGCCCTGTACATTTGATAGAa gCTTATATGAACTGTACAGATACTGAAGGAGTAAATTTGTTGAAAGATATTccg ATTAGAAGAGCAGCTGGACCTCTTACAACTGTACGTAAAGTTGGCCCAgaattaagtaaaaaaatctatttaatGTTCTCATCTAAAAATGGTGAAAAGGTATTAagttga
- the LOC132912207 gene encoding crossover junction endonuclease EME1 isoform X1 codes for MITDVVVLSDSNESSLSVQSNSNNRSLSHNYNSSDFEFPAINFYHIINEDNVNNSQNIDIASCSSNFNTNGSSYQTDDKHTANSKNFKQYNVRKFSYDVSNSSDSDEKSSNTERQRKGKGTIRKKSRIELNEEKLKKQEHLMREKALKAIAVKKSKDIKPGECMKFIEVVLDNDIKNVAPITDIIDTLRNAGVKYTVKTEFISNSITWKRSIENSYIDDTNKICTVTDVEKISQILIIWNWDEAVTKVTDGSFCTSISSIKSSLSDYKITLVIFGIEYYFACKEQRRNSKESRTKKKTYIEKYHQMSTYPHTISRKHLETCLNEIQIITDCSSRLINNSQDLALMIYQYTKAIAEIPHKLEKNKNLTNKFDWYVMGDNRNTVKVDKNGNGLKRLWQQQLCQFNLSSLEIAEAICSVYPSPVHLIEAYMNCTDTEGVNLLKDIPIRRAAGPLTTVRKVGPELSKKIYLMFSSKNGEKVLS; via the exons atgattacaGATGTTGTTGTTTTAAGTGATTCAAACGAATCTTCTTTATCCGTTCAATCGAATTCGAATAATAGATCTTTAtctcataattataattcaagtGATTTTGAATTTCctgcaataaatttttatcatattattaacGAAGACAATGTAAATAATTCACAGAATATTGACATTGCAAGCTGTTCATCTAATTTTAACACAAATGGATCATCATATCAGACTGATGATAAACATACTGCCAATagcaaaaatttcaaacaatataatgttagaaaattttcGTACGATGTTTCTAATTCATCTGACTCAGATGAAAAGAGTAGCAATACAGAAAGACAAAGGAAAGGTAAAGGTActataagaaagaaaagtagaattgaactaaatgaagaaaaattaaaaaaacaagaGCACTTAATGAGAGAAAAAGCACTGAAAGCAATTGCAgttaaaaaatcaaaagatATAAAACCTGGTGaatgtatgaaatttatagaagTTGTTCTTGacaatgatattaaaaatgttgctCCTATTACAGATATAATAGATACATTAAGAAATGCTGGTGTAAAATATACTGTTAAAacagaatttatttcaaatagcATTACATGGAAAAGAAGTATTGAAAATAGCTATATTGATGACaccaataaaatatgtacagtAACTGATGTTGAAAAAATTAGTCAAATATTGATAATTTGGAATTGGGATGAAGCAGTAACAAAAGTAACAGATGGTAGCTTTTGTACATCTATCTCTAGCATTAAATCTTCATTATCAGATTACAAAATAACACTCGTAATTTTTGGAATAGAGTATTATTTTGCATGTaaagaacaaagaagaaattcaaaggaaagtagaacaaaaaaaaaaacctacATCGAAAAGTATCATCAAATGTCTACATATCCTCACACAATATCAAGGAAACATCTTGAAACATGTCtcaatgaaatacaaattattacaGATTGTAGCAGTAGATTAATTAACAACTCTCAAGATTTAGCATTAATGATATATCAATATACAAAAGCTATAGCAGAGATACCacataaattagaaaagaataaaaatttaacaaataaatttgattGGTATGTAATGGGAGATAATAGAAACACTGTTAAAGtagataaaaatggaaatggaTTGAAAAGATTATGGCAACAGCAGCTTTGTCAATTTAATTTGAGCAGTCTTGAAATTGCAGAGGCAATTTGTTCTGTGTATCCAAGCCCTGTACATTTGATAGAa gCTTATATGAACTGTACAGATACTGAAGGAGTAAATTTGTTGAAAGATATTccg ATTAGAAGAGCAGCTGGACCTCTTACAACTGTACGTAAAGTTGGCCCAgaattaagtaaaaaaatctatttaatGTTCTCATCTAAAAATGGTGAAAAGGTATTAagttga
- the LOC132912207 gene encoding crossover junction endonuclease EME1 isoform X3: MITDVVVLSDSNESSLSVQSNSNNRSLSHNYNSSDFEFPAINFYHIINEDNTDDKHTANSKNFKQYNVRKFSYDVSNSSDSDEKSSNTERQRKGKGTIRKKSRIELNEEKLKKQEHLMREKALKAIAVKKSKDIKPGECMKFIEVVLDNDIKNVAPITDIIDTLRNAGVKYTVKTEFISNSITWKRSIENSYIDDTNKICTVTDVEKISQILIIWNWDEAVTKVTDGSFCTSISSIKSSLSDYKITLVIFGIEYYFACKEQRRNSKESRTKKKTYIEKYHQMSTYPHTISRKHLETCLNEIQIITDCSSRLINNSQDLALMIYQYTKAIAEIPHKLEKNKNLTNKFDWYVMGDNRNTVKVDKNGNGLKRLWQQQLCQFNLSSLEIAEAICSVYPSPVHLIEAYMNCTDTEGVNLLKDIPIRRAAGPLTTVRKVGPELSKKIYLMFSSKNGEKVLS, from the exons atgattacaGATGTTGTTGTTTTAAGTGATTCAAACGAATCTTCTTTATCCGTTCAATCGAATTCGAATAATAGATCTTTAtctcataattataattcaagtGATTTTGAATTTCctgcaataaatttttatcatattattaacGAAGACAAT ACTGATGATAAACATACTGCCAATagcaaaaatttcaaacaatataatgttagaaaattttcGTACGATGTTTCTAATTCATCTGACTCAGATGAAAAGAGTAGCAATACAGAAAGACAAAGGAAAGGTAAAGGTActataagaaagaaaagtagaattgaactaaatgaagaaaaattaaaaaaacaagaGCACTTAATGAGAGAAAAAGCACTGAAAGCAATTGCAgttaaaaaatcaaaagatATAAAACCTGGTGaatgtatgaaatttatagaagTTGTTCTTGacaatgatattaaaaatgttgctCCTATTACAGATATAATAGATACATTAAGAAATGCTGGTGTAAAATATACTGTTAAAacagaatttatttcaaatagcATTACATGGAAAAGAAGTATTGAAAATAGCTATATTGATGACaccaataaaatatgtacagtAACTGATGTTGAAAAAATTAGTCAAATATTGATAATTTGGAATTGGGATGAAGCAGTAACAAAAGTAACAGATGGTAGCTTTTGTACATCTATCTCTAGCATTAAATCTTCATTATCAGATTACAAAATAACACTCGTAATTTTTGGAATAGAGTATTATTTTGCATGTaaagaacaaagaagaaattcaaaggaaagtagaacaaaaaaaaaaacctacATCGAAAAGTATCATCAAATGTCTACATATCCTCACACAATATCAAGGAAACATCTTGAAACATGTCtcaatgaaatacaaattattacaGATTGTAGCAGTAGATTAATTAACAACTCTCAAGATTTAGCATTAATGATATATCAATATACAAAAGCTATAGCAGAGATACCacataaattagaaaagaataaaaatttaacaaataaatttgattGGTATGTAATGGGAGATAATAGAAACACTGTTAAAGtagataaaaatggaaatggaTTGAAAAGATTATGGCAACAGCAGCTTTGTCAATTTAATTTGAGCAGTCTTGAAATTGCAGAGGCAATTTGTTCTGTGTATCCAAGCCCTGTACATTTGATAGAa gCTTATATGAACTGTACAGATACTGAAGGAGTAAATTTGTTGAAAGATATTccg ATTAGAAGAGCAGCTGGACCTCTTACAACTGTACGTAAAGTTGGCCCAgaattaagtaaaaaaatctatttaatGTTCTCATCTAAAAATGGTGAAAAGGTATTAagttga